One part of the Vitis riparia cultivar Riparia Gloire de Montpellier isolate 1030 chromosome 8, EGFV_Vit.rip_1.0, whole genome shotgun sequence genome encodes these proteins:
- the LOC117920045 gene encoding uncharacterized protein LOC117920045 isoform X1: MDPKGIRHCSPIIWIRQVKLIGWGLGEKLFILCRWVQLAVSIQLMSWDSSNYHLEDLGNLYPGIHLSFTKTGDEAVNPVCDAREAQAYCRLVICLRGHKLPCHEEARSLRIPHSASQTLGSC; the protein is encoded by the exons ATGGACCCCAAGGGCATAAGACATTGTAGCCCCATTATATGGATTAGGCAAGTAAAGTTGATTGGTTGGGGTCTTGGTGAAAAG CTTTTTATACTTTGTAGATGGGTGCAATTGGCAGTTTCAATCCAGCTGATGAGTTGGGACTCCAGTAACTACCACTTAGAAGACTTGGGGAACTTGTATCCCGGTATCCATCTAAG CTTTACGAAGACTGGAGATGAAGCTGTAAACCCCGTGTGTGATGCACGGGAAGCACAAGCTTATTGCAGGCTTGTAATTTGTTTGCGTGGGCATAAGCTGCCATGTCACGAGGAAGCACGCAGTCTCCGCATTCCTCACTCAGCCTCCCAAACTCTTGGCAGCTGTTAA
- the LOC117919638 gene encoding ribosomal RNA small subunit methyltransferase nep-1-like, with protein MVQPYAIKGHKRKRREENYDKEEVEQLLEEETAATATQDENKAEEITHELPGIPLVPFKSNNKTGVTFILERACLEVAKVGKSYQLLSSEDHANFLRKNNKNPADYRPDILHQALLTILDSPLNKAGRLRAVYVRTEKGVLFEVKPHVRIPRTYKRFSGIMLQLLQKLSITAVGKREKLLRVIKNPVTQYLPVNSRKIGFSYSSEKSTPIWDYVAAVSDDVDLVFVVGAMAHGKISNDYTDDFIAISGYPLSAAWCTYLICGALMQKWNIF; from the exons ATGGTACAGCCTTATGCCATAAAAGGGCACAAGCGAAAGAGAAGGGAAGAGAACTATGATAAAGAGGAAGTAGAACAATTGTTAGAAGAGGAGACAGCAGCAACAGCCACACAGGATGAGAATAAGGCAGAAGAAATCACACATGAACTTCCTGGTATCCCACTTGTCCCATTCAAATCGAACAACAAGACTGGGGTTACGTTCATTCTTGAGAGGGCTTGTTTAGAAGTTGCAAAAGTTGGAAAG AGTTACCAGCTACTGAGCTCAGAGGATCATGCAAATTTCCTgaggaaaaataacaaaaacccTGCTGATTACAGGCCTGACATTCTTCATCAG GCTCTCCTAACTATTTTAGACAGCCCACTTAATAAGGCTGGGAGGCTACGAGCTGTGTATGTAAGAACCGAGAAAGGTGTGCTTTTTGAAGTTAAGCCACATGTTCGCATTCCAAGGACATACAAGCGGTTCTCTGGGATCATGT TGCAGCTGCTACAGAAACTGAGTATTACTGCTGTTGGTAAGCGGGAGAAGCTTTTACGTGTCATCAAGAACCCAGTTACTCAATATTTACCTGTCAACTCTCGAAAAATAG GTTTCTCATATAGTTCAGAAAAGTCAACTCCAATATGGGACTATGTGGCTGCTGTTAGCGATGATGTGGACCTTGTTTTTGTG GTTGGTGCAATGGCCCATGGGAAAATTAGTAATGATTATACAGATGATTTCATAGCAA TTTCTGGCTATCCATTGAGTGCTGCATGGTGTACTTATTTGATCTGTGGGGCCTTGATGCAGAAGTGGAATATATTTTAG
- the LOC117920045 gene encoding uncharacterized protein LOC117920045 isoform X2 encodes MSDFAYLNIGCLRWVQLAVSIQLMSWDSSNYHLEDLGNLYPGIHLSFTKTGDEAVNPVCDAREAQAYCRLVICLRGHKLPCHEEARSLRIPHSASQTLGSC; translated from the exons ATGTCAGATTTTGCTTACTTGAATATCGGTTGCTTGAG ATGGGTGCAATTGGCAGTTTCAATCCAGCTGATGAGTTGGGACTCCAGTAACTACCACTTAGAAGACTTGGGGAACTTGTATCCCGGTATCCATCTAAG CTTTACGAAGACTGGAGATGAAGCTGTAAACCCCGTGTGTGATGCACGGGAAGCACAAGCTTATTGCAGGCTTGTAATTTGTTTGCGTGGGCATAAGCTGCCATGTCACGAGGAAGCACGCAGTCTCCGCATTCCTCACTCAGCCTCCCAAACTCTTGGCAGCTGTTAA
- the LOC117920044 gene encoding transcription factor ORG2-like: MLAFSPPLFSTFGWPWEDPISHEQNYIYQETEASESFLHLPSSEPQAELNYSTPCAAVSGNPTMVKKLNHNASERDRRKKINSLYSSLRSLLPAADQAKKLSIPSTVSRVLKYIPELQQQVERLIQKKEELLSKISRQGDIIHLEKQRKGTLASSLSAVSANRLSDREIVVQISTFKVHESPLSEVLLNLGEDGLLVINASSFESFGGRVFYNLHLQVEGTHRMECEVLSEKLLSLCEKRRDAFP; the protein is encoded by the exons ATGCTAGCATTCTCCCCTCCATTGTTTTCAACCTTTGGTTGGCCCTGGGAGGATCCCATAAGCCATGAACAGAACTACATCTATCAAGAAACAGAAGCTTCAGAATCGTTTCTTCACTTGCCCTCATCTGAGCCACAAGCTGAACTCAATTATTCCACACCATGTGCAGCAGTTAGTGGCAATCCCACGATGGTTAAGAAACTTAACCACAACGCAAGTGAGCGGGATCGTCGTAAGAAGATCAACAGCTTATACTCCTCTCTGCGTTCACTCCTTCCAGCAGCAGATCAAGCG AAGAAATTAAGCATTCCTTCCACAGTTTCACGGGTGCTGAAATACATACCAGAACTACAACAGCAAGTGGAGAGACTGATACAAAAGAAGGAAGAGCTTTTATCAAAGATTTCTAGGCAAGGAGATATAATTCACCTAGAGAAGCAAAGAAAGGGCACACTTGCAAGCTCTTTATCTGCTGTTTCAGCAAACAGGCTCAGTGACAGGGAAATTGTGGTTCAGATATCCACATTTAAGGTCCATGAGAGTCCATTATCAGAGGTTCTGCTAAATTTGGGGGAGGATGGGCTTCTTGTAATCAATGCATCATCTTTTGAGTCCTTTGGAGGGAGGGTCTTCTACAATTTACATCTTCAG GTGGAAGGAACTCATAGAATGGAGTGCGAGGTGTTGAGTGAGAAGCTCCTTTCATTGTGTGAGAAGAGAAGAGACGCTTTTCCATGA